GAAGCGGCGCGGGTGGCACGGGCGGGACAcggggccagggcagccccggcccggctcagTCCTTCAGCGTGGCCTCGGACACgccctgggccagcagctcGGCCAGCACGTTGTCCAGGTAGTTGGGGTCGGGGTAGCCGTGCCCCGTCAGGTTGGAGCCGAACTCGGTCTTGTGGTGGATCTCGTTCCACACCACCGTGTCCGACTCTCCCGTGGTGTTGGAGGTGCCGATGGTGAAGATGAGCCGCCGGTCCCAGGCCACGATCAGCAGCTTCAGCACCTGCGGCGGGCACGGCCAGGGCtcacccacccagcacccctggcaTGGCCTGGCATGGACTGGCACAGCCCCACGGCAACCCCAACCCAGCCTGGCATGGACTGGCACAGCCCCACGGCAACCCCAACCCAGCCTGGCATGGACTGGCACAGCCagccagcacccctggcacgGCCTGGCATGGAGTGGCACAGACCCACAGCAACCCCACACAGCCTGGCATGGagtggcacagccccaaggcaaccccagcacctccttccccggcacagcacagccccagccccaacAGGGTGGGATTCAGCCCCAGCACGGTGCCCACAGGATGTCACCCTTCCTTGTAGTaccccccatcccaccccagtgCAGTTGcagccatcccatcccatcccatcccatcccatcccatccatcccatcccatcccatgcaTTCTCTTtccatcccacccatcccttCCCATTCTATGGTCCCCATTCTTTCTCTTCCCATCTCATTCCATCATTTCTcttctcatcccatcccaccccattccatcccatcccttcccatcctATCCCACgccatcccttcccttcccttcccttcccttcccttcccttcccttcccttcctccttcccttcccttcccttcccttcccttcccttcccttcccttcccttcccttcccttcccttccccttccccttcccttccccatcccactcCTCGTCCCATCCATCCTCCTTCCACCCCATCCTTTCCCATTCTTTCCCATTCTGGGCTATTCTTTCATTCCATCCCTGCTATTctttctctccccatcccatcccatcccatcccatcccatcccatcccatcccatcccatcccatcccatcccatcccttcccattctatcctatcctatcctatcctatcctatcctatcctatcctatcctatcctatcctatcccaccccttttcttcctcaccccatcccattccttcccatcccatccatcctccttccatcccaccccatcccttcctattctattctcCCCATTCTTTctgttcccatcccatcccatcccatcccatcccatacctttccttccccacccaatcccattcccatcccatccatcctccttccactccttcccttcccattttgTGCCATCCTATCTTTTTCCATCCCTGCTATGCTTTCtctccccaccccaccccaccccaccccaccccaccccatcccatcccatcccatcccttcccatcccatcccatcccatcccatcccatcccatcccatcccatcccatcccatcccatcccaccttcCTGCCCTTCTCGTTGTCGGGCAGGTAGCAGTGCCGTGGGAAGCCTCGTGCCGTGAATTTCTTGCCGGGGTTGGGATGCTCCGGGCCCTGGGtcagtgtggggacagggggtgagcagggacacggggacacggggacatggggacagggagtcACCACCCCACCGGGGTCCCCCCTCACCTGGATGCCGGTGGGGATGTCGTAGACAATCCGGATGGTTTTGGAGTCGGTGTATCCCGGGAGGGAGTGGGGGATGAGGTGGAACTCCATCTTCCCGGGGGGCTGCGTGCCCGTCTTCTCCCCGTAAATGGCCTTGCAGGTGGGGCACTGCAGGCTGCCATCCTGGGGGCACCACGGGGACCTCAGGGGTGGCACCCACCTGGCACCCACCCAGCAACACCTGGACCAtccagcacccacccagcaacACCTGGACCACCCAGCACCAACCCAGCACCCACCTGGACCCCCCaagcacccacccagcaccaccTGGACTACAGCACTATCCACCTGGATCCCCCAGCACCCATCCAGCACCACCTGGACCCCCAAGCACTCCCCAAcacccacccagcacccacCTGAACCACCCAAAACCCACTCAATACCCACCCAATACCcacccagcacccacctggAACTGCCCAGCACCCACCCATCATCCACCCATCACCCACCCAATGCCCACACCCATTCCAGCACCCACTCAACCTCCCCGAACCCACCCAGCACCCAGACAGCACTTAGCTGGAACATTCCAGAactccccagcacccaccctgAACCCCTCACAGCCACCCAGCACCCACCTGCACCCCCTCAGCACTCCCCAACACCCAGTACCCACCCAGAACCCAttcaacacccactcagcacccANNNNNNNNNNNNNNNNNNNNNNNNNNNNNNNNNNNNNNNNNNNNNNNNNNNNNNNNNNNNNNNNNNNNNNNNNNNNNNNNNNNNNNNNNNNNNNNNNNNNNNNNNNNNNNNNNNNNNNNNNNNNNNNNNNNNNNNNNNNNNNNNNNNNNNNNNNNNNNNNNNNNNNNNNNNNNNNNNNNNNNNNNNNNNNNNNNNNNNNNNNNNNNNNNNNNNNNNNNNNNNNNNNNNNNNNNNNNNNNNNNNNNNNNNNNNNNNNNNNNNNNNNNNNNNNNNNNNNNNNNNNNNNNNNNNNNNNNNNNNNNNNNNNNNNNNNNNNNNNNNNNNNNNNNNNNNNNNNNNNNNNNNNNNNNNNNNNNNNNNNNNNNNNNNNNNNNNNNNNNNNNNNNNNNNNNNNNNNNNNNNNNNNNNNNNNNNNNNNNNNNNNNNNNNNNNNNNNNNNNNNNNNNNcacccacccagcacccacctggaacccctcagccccctccaacacccacccagcacccctGACAGCCACCCAACACCCACCCAGAACCCACCCAGCACCCATCTGGACCCCACAGCACTCCCCAACACCCAGTACCCACCCAGAGCCCATTCAACATTCCCCAGTACTCACCCAACAACCCCACAGGCTCCCCCCAACACACACCCAGCACCCACCTGAATCCCCTCAGTCCCTCCAATACCCATCCAGCACCCCTGACACGCACCCAGCACCCACCCAACACTCACCTGGAACTGCCCAGCCTCCTCTAAGACCCACCTGGacctccccagcacccacctggaCCCCACCCAGCACTCCCCAACACCCAGCACCCACCCAACACCCACGCAGCACCTCTCAGCACCCACCTGGAACTGCCCAGCACCCACCCAACACCCACCTGGACCCCTCCAGGACTCCCCAACATCCAGTACCCATCCAGAACCCGTTCAACACTTCCCAGTACCAACAACCAGTACCAACACTTCCCAACCAACaaccccacagcccccccaacacccacccagcacccctGACACTGCCCCAACACCCACCTAACACCCATCTGGACCCACCCAGCACCTCTCAGCACCCACCTGGACCCACCCAGCACCCACCCAACAGCCACCTGGacctccccagcacccacctggaTCCCACCCAGCACTTCCCAGCACCCAGTACCCACCCAGAACCCATTCAACACTCCCCAGTACCCATCCAACAACCCATCCAGCCCCCTCCAGCACCCCTGACACCCACCCAGCGCCCACCTGGAACTGCCCAGtacccacccacccaccccccccagccccccgaGCTCAGCCAGCCCCTGAGTGGGGTTGCTCTGACCTTGTTGCCGTTGTTGTACATggccagcaggcacagcaggtgGTACATGTGCCCGCACTTGCCCAGCTTGCCCACCAGCTCCGGCTTGATGCCCCTGGGGCTCAGCACGCCCTCGTAGCCGGAGGAGGTGACCAGCCGCTCCATGCAGATGGTGCAGTCCTGCCGGGAGCGCCATCAGCACCCCGGGGGGACGaggaggggacagccccggCCCTCCCCGAGCCCCGCACTCACCTCATCCGGGGGGTTCTTCACCTTCTGGATGTAGCGGCGCACCACGTCCTCGGGGGTCTTACCTGGGGGCAATGCCATCAGTGCCACCACCCCCCTGCCACGGcacggggacagccctgccacccCCGCCGCACGCGTGGCACAAAGCAGCGAGGGCATCACCCCAGCAAACCCCGGGGGTTTTCACTCCCCCTCCGTGATCCCCGACCCCGCAGGGACATCGGTGGCTCCTTACTCTTCTTGAGctgcttcttttttgttttcctgcagatgCCGTTGACGCCGGGCACGGGTTTGATGTCGCTCTTGCTGACGGGCGGGGGGTGCAGGATGGGTTTGGGGGCGCGGGTCAGGCACACGGGCAGCCCGGCGGCGCACATGAGGATCCCCGTCATGCCTGCGCCGGGAGAGCGTccgtctgtccgtctgtccttCTGTCCGTGCTGCCCACCCCCGGTGCCATCCCCCGCTCCCCGTGTCACCCCGCGGTGTCACCCGGTGCCCGCTTACCTGCGAGCGCGGGATGGACGGGGCCGGTGCCGTTCAGGTTCTTCACCGGCAGCGCTGGcaccctgcagggacacggGACAGGAAGGGGCTCAGCAGCGCCGGCAGGGATGGCACTGTCCCCTCCCCGCATGGCATGGCCCCAGAGCACTGTCCTGCCCACAGGGATACAGGGCAAGGTGtcccctgggggctgctggcactgtccccaggctggggcacagggcagcgtCCCCAGGGGGCTGCTGACACTGTCCCCAAGCAGTGTCCTCCCCATTAGACACAGGGCAGTGTCCCCTAGGGActgctggcactgtccccaggcACTGTCCTCCCCATTAGACACAGGGCAGTGTGTCCCCTAGAGGctgctggcactgtccccaagCAGTGTCCTCCTCTGGGACACAGGGCAGTGTCCCCTAGGGctgctggcactgtccccaagCAGTGTCCCCCCCCACCAGACATAGGGCAAGGTGtcccctgggggctgctggcactgtccccaggctgggacacagggcagtgtcccctaggagctgctggcactgtccccaggcagtgTCCCCGCCACCAGACACAGGGTAAGTTGTCCCCtaggagctgctggcactgtccTCAGTCAGTGTCCTCCTCATGGGACACAGGGCAAGGTGTCCCCCTCACCACCTTGGAGGGTCGCTGTGCCATCCAAGTGGActgtcacccagtgccacctgccCATCTCTGGGCACCCAATGGCACTGGTGGCATCACGTCCTCCTCGACCCACGGTGGGGACCTTGTCAGGGCATCCTgacgggaagggaagggaagggaagggaagggaagggaagggaagggaagggaagggaagggaagggaagggaagggaagggaagggaagggaagggaagggaagggaagggaagggaagggaagggaagggaagggaagggaagggaagggaagggaagggaagggaagggaagggaagggaagggaagggaagggaagggaagggaagggagtaTCACAGGAATAAGTTCAGCAGTGCTCAGCCCCACACAAGGGCGTTTTCCCTCATTCCCAAAGCTCCTGTACCCACACCAAGGCCCAGCCCCTCCTCCCTGGCCATAGCTGtgtgccaggacagggacagcaatggggacagggacaaggacagcccagcacacaggagTGGAAGCAGGACGTcagcaggggaaggaaatgtgccaggagctgctgggggctcAGAGAAGCCACCTGTCCCCCCCACCTAGTGCTGCCAGCCCCGAGGGGACACCAGGCCAACCCACCATGGGGCACAGCCATGGAGATGTGGGTgccgggacagggacagggacagccaccaGGACACAattccagggctctgctcacccACCTGGACCCCCTGGTGAATTATTCCCAGCACGGAAGAGACACCAAGGAACACCGGGGCTGTGGCCTCTCCCCACAGCTGTGCCTTCCCAGGGACCTGCCTGGTACCATCGGACCAGGAGCTGGGTCACTCAGCCCATGCTGGCCTTAGGGACGCCATTCCCCTGCGGCCAGGCCCTCCACGTGCTTCAGCTGCCATGTATAACGTGGCATGGCCTGGCACAGCATGGCAGGGATCACCACATCCCCTCTGCACAGATCcgagcaccaccagcaccacccagggaggtgacacagcaCCGCAAGCTCTGGGGTTGCCTGCAAGGTGACAGCAGAGTCCGAGCCACCCCCATCACCCCCTTTACCCCTCTGTGTGCCCATCCCCACCTCTGTGACACCCCTCTTGTCCCCACCCGTCTTACCCGGGGGGCACGGCAGCCCTGgcgcccagcccagccccgcgcTGCGTGCCGGGCCGGTTGAGGTTGTTGAgcccgggcagcgccgcgctGGGCACGCCCTGCCCGGGGCCGAACCCCGCTCCGGCCACCCGCAGCCCTTCCCCCTTGGCCGCCACCGCGGCCGGTGTCGCGGTCCCCGCGGGCCGCAGCGCTGTCCCGGCGAAGGTGCTGCTCTGCCGGACGGTGCCCGGGTAGAGCTTGCGGCGCTGGGACGCCAGGATGGCGTTGGAGGCCGCGCGGGTGCTGTTGACCAGCAGGCACTGGGGGCACGAGCAGGACGGGGTGCCCGTGCTGGGGCCCACGGGCCACgactgggatttggggatggagCCCATGGTGAGCGGGTAGGCCAGGTCCATGCGGCGCCGCAGCCGCCGCTTGCGCTGCGTCTGCCGGTTCATTTGGGACATGCTGCTGAAGTAGATGAGGTAGCAgaagcccagggaggagaggtcCAGCCAGGGGTGCTGCTTCTCGTAGGCGTTCTGGATGGTGATGCAGATGTCCATGTCGTAGGGGGTCCAGGAGTTGTTGTCGTTCTCCCACTCCCACACGATTCCCTTGCCCGGAGCTGAGGAGGGGTCGTAGAAGTTCCGGCGGACGGGGCGCATGGTCCCTGGGGACACAAACATGGGGGTGACACCACCGGGGGGACCTTCAGACATCGCTGTGtccagctcccagcccggcATCCCGCAGGGAATCGGGTACAGAGGCGCCTTGGGGTGCAACAGCCGCTCTGCCCCCTTCACTAAAATCCCCATTTTGCACCCCAAAAGTGCTTCCTTGGGGATAAATCCAACCCTCATCCCACCACTGGGGACAGTGACTTGGACTGCCACCGGACAGAGACTCAAACCCCTCAGGATCATCCTCGTGCATGTCCTGGGAAGGGCAATGCTGCTCAGCCAATGTGGAAAATGGATTTGCAGAGAATTCTCCAAGGTGAGAATTCAAAATTTGTAGAGAATTCTATCATCCAtcacatgagactgaaaacagaataaaggttttttttaaagcctctcagttgccccatctctgggccAGAAAAGGGCATAATCCAACAAATCCTTgtgcttttcccagcttttttCCATCCCTCTGGTCCAAGcccttccccaccctcccaTCCCCGTGGCCATCCCGGGCCAGGGGAAGCATTTCCCGGTCAGGAGAGGTTTCCTgacagctgctggctctggcagtGACACAGACAGGGattgtcccaaatcccagcccctcGCCGCTTgtttgggatggagctggatcCCTCAGCCCCCTCCGGAGCTCTGCAATGGGGGAAGCATCGCAGCCTCTCCGGCACGGGGCCTGTCTATCCCCCGGCCGGCAGCGTTTGCCCAGCTCGATTAGCGGCGCTAATTAAGGGTCATTAATCACCGGCcgcagcaggcagcagagccaggcccagCTGCGGCCGTGTGCTGAGGCAGCTCCGCCGGGGCCCGGAGGGGAGCGGGGGGGCCCTGCGGCCCGCCCTGCCCAgatcccacatcccacatctCACATCTCACATCCcgctgctgctccaggccaCCCACACCACTCTGCCCACTCCCCTCTAATCCCACACCCCACTGCCCTCCAACCCCACTGCCCACAGCCCACTGCCCTCCGCATCCCCCCGCATCCACGTCCTGTATCCCACcccagttcccagccctgcctctttGCCTCAACGTCCCCCATCCCGCTGCTCACTCTTGTCCAAATCCCACATCCCACCCATAAACGCATCCCGGACCCACTGGTCCTTGCAAATGCATCCCACATCTCCCTGCACCTCACatctccatcccaaaccccacatccccctgcccctcacatcctacatcccaaatcccacatcCCCATGGTAAATCCCACATCCCCCTGCCCCTCACATCCtacatcccaaatcccacatcCCCATGGTAAATCCCACATCCCCCTGCCCCTCACATCCTACATCCCAAATCCTATATCCCCCTGCCCCtcacatccccatcccaaatcccacaaaatGCCCCTCACATCCCGCCTCCCCCAGAAGATGAAggaccatcccaaatccccttggcacacacagctcccagtcCCCAAGGGCcaccagctgtccccagctgtcccagccccctCTGCCAGCCATGCCAGAGCCACGGGGCCAagccagtgtccccagggccatcGGGGGGGCCGCACGTCCCCGCTCTCAGAACGGGGTCACCTCATTTTGCTCGTCTCTGGGTTTCTCCGTCCCCAGGCACTGCATGGGCCcagccccccgagcccccagcctcctgccagccctccccgtgtccccatgcCACAGCAGGCACCAGGAGCaccctcagctcagctcagctcagctcagctcagctcagctcagctcaggggACCCTCTTGTCCCCAAGCACCACGAGCTGGTGGCATTGTCCAAACCCTGGGGAGGGACAATGGATAAAGACGGACACAGTGGTGGGGACaatggctgtgtcccctgccatgACACCCTTGGGGACATCGAGGTCCCTCTCTcagcatccctgtccccaaatcctgctggccAAGGACTGTGGTACCAGGGACATCCTGGCAGGAGTTGTTTTGTCACCCCAAACCCATTCACGGCCCCGCCACGGGCACAAGTCCCGAGGGTTACCCAGCACTGCGGCCATGGGATGTGGTGCCAGCTGCTGTCAGAGGCGCT
This is a stretch of genomic DNA from Ammospiza nelsoni isolate bAmmNel1 chromosome 18, bAmmNel1.pri, whole genome shotgun sequence. It encodes these proteins:
- the DTX1 gene encoding E3 ubiquitin-protein ligase DTX1; this encodes MARPGPGAMLASGGLGFPPQNVARVVVWEWLNEHGRWRPYSAAVCHHIENVLKEDARGSVVLGQVDVQLAPYVIDLQSMHQFRQDTGTMRPVRRNFYDPSSAPGKGIVWEWENDNNSWTPYDMDICITIQNAYEKQHPWLDLSSLGFCYLIYFSSMSQMNRQTQRKRRLRRRMDLAYPLTMGSIPKSQSWPVGPSTGTPSCSCPQCLLVNSTRAASNAILASQRRKLYPGTVRQSSTFAGTALRPAGTATPAAVAAKGEGLRVAGAGFGPGQGVPSAALPGLNNLNRPGTQRGAGLGARAAVPPGVPALPVKNLNGTGPVHPALAGMTGILMCAAGLPVCLTRAPKPILHPPPVSKSDIKPVPGVNGICRKTKKKQLKKSKTPEDVVRRYIQKVKNPPDEDCTICMERLVTSSGYEGVLSPRGIKPELVGKLGKCGHMYHLLCLLAMYNNGNKDGSLQCPTCKAIYGEKTGTQPPGKMEFHLIPHSLPGYTDSKTIRIVYDIPTGIQGPEHPNPGKKFTARGFPRHCYLPDNEKGRKVLKLLIVAWDRRLIFTIGTSNTTGESDTVVWNEIHHKTEFGSNLTGHGYPDPNYLDNVLAELLAQGVSEATLKD